Part of the Streptomyces sp. f51 genome is shown below.
ACCCTGACGCCGATGACCGGGGCCGCCCCAAGGCGGAGCCGGTCGACGACGCCGAGGACGACGAGGACACGCTCTTCCTCGAGGACGGCTTGTTCGACCTCGAACCCGTGCTGCGGGATGCGGTGGTGCTCGCACTGCCGATGCAGCCGGTGTGCCAGGACGACTGCCCGGGTCTGTGCTCCGAATGCGGAGCCAGGCTCGCGGACGACCCGGACCACCGTCACGACGCCGTCGACATCCGTTGGGCGGCACTGCAAGGACTCGCCGGTTCACTCGAAGATGGCGAGAAGGACGAGTTGAGCGGCGCCGAGCCTGGCGTCGACGAGAAGCAGGAGAAGTAGCCGTGGCTGTTCCGAAGCGGAAGATGTCGCGCAGCAACACGCGCCACCGCCGGTCGCAGTGGAAGGCT
Proteins encoded:
- a CDS encoding YceD family protein encodes the protein MALNARLDHRNPLVFDTHELGRRPGALQRLTRTIDAPADLGIQGVIGVPEGAPVELELRLESVMEGVLVTGTARGSVKGECVRCLEPLEQVLEADFQEMFSYPDADDRGRPKAEPVDDAEDDEDTLFLEDGLFDLEPVLRDAVVLALPMQPVCQDDCPGLCSECGARLADDPDHRHDAVDIRWAALQGLAGSLEDGEKDELSGAEPGVDEKQEK